The Vibrio tubiashii DNA window GGCTTACACCTATACATGGAAAAGTACATTAGAACGATCATTCAACATATGCCCGCGGATGTCAGTTCAAACGTCAAGCTATACAACTTTTCTGTTCGACTATTGGCACATATGCTCGAATTCAAACAGCCAATGCAGCTTATCGCCGATGCAGTCAGACAAGAAGACGCGCTCTTTGACTACTTCATTGATAATTCTGGCGAAATTGAACAACTTGTTTTTCAGTTAGCTGAACAGTACAACGAGCAGCATCCAGAAGCTCAAATCAAGATATGGGAAATTAAGTGGCAAATGATCATGTATGCACATGGTGCCGCCAGCTTAACGCCATTTATGAAAGAAACTTGGGCCGATGAAACTGATTCTTTAGAGGTTTGCTTATTGAAGCATTGGGAGATGTACAACACCATGATGGCTTGTCGCTTCCAAGTACCTGATGAATATATCTTGCGCCCGACCAAAGTATCTGAACTGGTGTATGAAATCGAATGTGACTTGAAAGGCATGTCTGAAGAACTTTCGTAGCTTTTTGTTATACAAACTAGCGCACATCAGCACCAAACCAATGGCTCAGCAACTAACAATATCTGTGTTTAATCAATCTGTTTTATATTGAATTGTTTGATTGGAAATTGATACTAATCAATTCCAATCGAACTCGCTTGTCGTATGTTCTGTACAAAAATTCACTTAAGTGAAACTAATAATGATGAGCATGCAAACAATACTTCAATCACATTGGACATGATCCACACGGCGATAAATAAAGTTGAAATCGCTAGCAAAATCGATCTAAACACTTTAAAAGATTTTATCAGCGAAAATACCACGAGTGCGGTGACTTCTTTCACCGAAATGAGCCAATGCGATAGCTTGGATGATAAGTTCAAACTGGTGACGACTAGCTTCCCTCAGTTTATCGATCATTCCCAGCATCTTATCGAAACTTCAATTCTTCTCAGTTCATAAGCTAATAGGAACTCGATAGCCTGGCGTCAAACCTCGACAACCTATCCTCTCTACTTAAGCTCTTGAAGCATCATTTCCGGAGTGAGGATTTTGGTGAGTAGATGAGATACATCGGGATCAGATATCGGCTCTAGTGCATACACAGGCTTTCCTAGCCCTAAGGCATAGCCAATATCTAGAGCCACACTTTTTCCTACATAGCCTTCAAAATTAAGGATGTAGATCATATCTGACTGCTTGATTCGTTCTAAGCATCCATCAATGCCGCCCGACTGTTGCGGCTCTGATATTAGTACTTCAACACCCTCTCGCATTAGCTGAGAGCGAATGGCCTGCATTCGGGCTAAATTTTTGAAGCTTCCCGCGACGTAAACTGTTTTACTCATTCTAATTCCTGAATGTTAGTGGTTAAGCTCTAAATAGACTCTTCTCTAAGAATCGTTACATACTGGCTTGGTTATAGCAGTTTCTCCATACCGAGAAGTGTCCAGGACTCACCTTCAAACATTCTCACATCAGACTGTTCCGAAGTAACATGAAACCCTAACGATACATAACTATTTCTAGCGGCATGGTTTTGCTCAAACACAACTAAACTTAACTTAGATGCATTATATTTTTCTTGAGCTAACTCAATAAGTTGAGTCAACATAGTCTTAGATATACCTTGCCCTCTAAAGCCGAAGCAAATATAGACTCGACATATTCTAAAATGAGATTTTGAAACTCGAAATAGCTCCACATAACCCGCATTTACCCCATTGACCTCGAAGACAAAAGGGAGCACTTCAGAAGACAGGCAATGATCGGAGATTTGTTCAAGAGTTAAAGGGAACTCAAACTTGGGTCCACCCCACAAGTAATTCAGCTCACTTGAGTCTATCCACTCAATCAATAACGGATAATCTTGCTGTGTAAAAGACCTTAACTTCCCCATATTGCAACGTGCTCCCAAGATTCAATAGAAAATACCAAATATAACGCGTCAATCATTAAGTATTTATATCGATATCATGGACTCAGCGCAAAGGTTTTGGCTCTTGGCTAAATCAAGGGCTTTACTAGTTGGCGCTTCCGTTTCATAGGTTGTTTGTCAGCCAATTTGCCAAAAGATAACTGAGACAAAAACTCCAACAATAAAGCTTGGTGTGTGAAAGCGTTGATCTCTTGTTTGGTAATACGCTTTGGCTAAGTCTTCTTGATAAGATTTAATGGCGAGTTGTTTAATGTAATTGTTCTGCATGTTCGCTCTCCTTGTTGATACAGTATTAGAGAGCTTAAAACCTCAAGCTTAGTTGAGGTCAAGGCGAGAGTTCAAAAATTGGTGAAAAGACAAGCGCATATCAATACGCTTGTCTTGTTGCTATTTACAAAATGTTTCGATGTATAGCGCTTCAACTTTATCTCTCGCCCATTGCGTTCTGCGTAAAAACTTCAAAGAAGATTTAATCGACGGATTACTGTAGAAACAGTTAATTTGAATTCGCTCATCCAAACCTTCCCATCCGTAGTGTTCTTGCAATCGTACAAGGATCTTTTCTAGGGTTAATCCATGCAACGGGTTGTTTGGTTGTTCTTGGCTCATCTTGGGTTTTCCTAAGATATTAAGTCAGCGCGCAAGTTTAGCAGATCAAGACCTGAAAGTTTTTGTTTTGTTGGATGAGCCTTTTTATCCCTCTCGAATAGAGAGAGTTTCGCAAATGCGCTAAATCGATACAAGATGATTTAATGGAGCCCAAGCAACTTGCTCACTAGCATCTAACTTTCGACACCATATCCAACCATTGAGCTCATAAATCTTCACCACTCGCTCGCCAAGTTTTAGGCTGTGCTCAACGGCAGTATAGTCCTCTAAGACTGTTACTGCTCCCGCATCAATGTCCAATATCTGCTTCGGGACCCAACCTTGTTTGTTATTACCTCGGCAAAGTACCCAATTTGCCCAATCTCCTTTAGGGTCAGACTCTTCAACGAAGTCTAATACTTCCCCCACGACTACCTGAATAGGAGAATCCGGCGCATCTTGATAATCTTTTACAACCTTATATTCCATGACGTTTCCTTTTTCCATTTAGGGAGTCTCTCCCCACAACCTATGCATTGCTCTTTAGTTACATGGCTTAAATTTTTTCGTCATTCCTTGGCAAGAGGGTGCCACGAGCCTATATCCAAGTTTTTCATAAAACGCAGGCTCATCTGCTATCATTGAGACGTATGAGCCCTCAAGCGCTACTGAAGAGAGATACTTATCAATATATTCCATCACTTGTTTTCCTAAGCCCATCCCTTGATAGTTAGGATTAACTGCGACATCGACTACCTCGAAATTACATGCGCCATCACCGACGACTCGGCCCATCGCAATTAAAGAACCCTCTTTTCGAATTGATATCGCATATAGACTGTTTGGCAATGCTATTTGCGCGGCTTTTAGCGATTTAGCAGACAAGCCTGCGGCGACGCGCAGTTCGCAAAATTCTGCTGCACTAGGTGTTACTTCTTCGTACTTGAATGTCATTAGGAACCTCTCTTTCACTACTGCTCTATACTATACAAGTTAACTGTATATATAAACAGTAAAGATTATTAAGAGAGACTAAAATGACTAAAGAGCCCAGCGGAAGAATGGACGTTTACCTTCCATTCGTTCTATTTCTGCACCAAGCCTTGCGTAGAATTTATGTGCTTTGGTGTTGTATGGGCTCGCAGTCCATGAGATGTGAGACGCCAAGGACTTTTCACCCTCGATTTTAAGAGAATGCATCAGAGCTGCGCCATATCCCTTTGAGCGAGAACTTCCGACGATGAGCAAGTCATCAAGCCAAACTGATGGCTCACCGCTAAAAGACGAATAACGATAGTGATACAGTGCAAAACCCAACACTTCTTCATCAACCTCTAATAGCAGGGCATAAGCAAAAGGGGACTCGCCAAATAACGTACGCTGGATTTTCTCTATGGTCGTTGAAATTTGCCCGTCAAATCCTTTCATGCTGCGGTCGAACTCAGATTTAAGCACAATGAGCTCAAGCAGTTTACCTGCATCTTGTTTTAATGCTTTCCTTACTTTCACATTACTCTCCCACTACAACACAATGCACATCAACAAACTGAATGCACCAGATAGAAAAAGCAACATGCTAATGCCAACATCAAAATTTGACTGACTGTCATTAGCTTTAGGTTCATCGGCTATTGACGCTGCCATTCTTGTTGCTGGGTTAGGGCTATGTCTTAAATAAGGCTCTTTGCCCGGCCTCGCAATCAGAAAGAGGCCACTCAGGCTCCATTGGATCAGCAGAGCATAGAAAAAGTAATCGCTGACAAAGTTCAGTTCGGGAACCGAAAATAGCAGCTCACTGACATGCAGTGCAAAAGAGGCTAGCCCATTAACCACGAGCACAAAAATTAAGATTCTTAGCACGCTTCCTCCTCCTATCAGTACGATTCAAATGGCGTAAGGTCTATACCTTCAATTGTGCAAACCTCCCTAATGGTGGGGTTTGCGCACAAACGCTTTAAGTAGGCGGCTAGATTGGCAAAACTAAGTGGAGACTTTTCAATTGGCAATGACCACTCAGCTAGCATGAATAAGAAGTAGTCACACGCTGTTAGCGTATCGCCCAACAAGTACTCATTCTTTGCGAGCTGATCATTGATAATTGAAAGCGCGTCGGCAATTCTTTCATCCTGAGCGATAACAAGGTTTGGAATAGTCGTTTCATCATTAGTGTGACGATGCGGGTAATAACGAACCATGAGTTCAGCTTGCAGGGTATTGTTTAGAAATGCGAGCCACTGGAAAAACAGCGGTCGACTAGGATCGCCAATTGCTTGCATGAGGCTTGATTCCGGGTGAAGCTCACAGATATGAATACAGATAGCAGGACTTTCGAATATCGCTTGCTCATTCACAACCAATGTCGGGATTCGCCCTGCAGGATTGAGTCGTAGATAATCCGCTGATTTTTGAGAGTTTGATTTTTTGTCGACTAACAATAGCTCATAGTCTGCATTTAAGTGATGAAGCAAAAAATGAGGCGCTAAACTCGCATTATTTGGATAATAGTAAAGCGTGAACAACATAAACTCCTTGTTTCAGAATTAGCGCATTAACTCGCATTAATCTTTTGGTTACACAGTTTGTTATACAATATTTCTTCGCCTGATTGCTGTCTCATACTAACTTTCTCGATACAACCAAACGCCCCAGTTGACAAAATACATGCACATGCTTTGTGACGAAACCAATCGTCAATTCGCTCTATGTATTTCTAAAGATACTCTTCAATTACAGACATACAGTGCTGTACGGTACTTTCTTTTTCACCTACTGGTGCAACGTAATGGATCGCTGATTCAACGTTTGCCCTACCCGATAGCTTGCCAATAACCCACGCAGCTAAATATTTAGAAGACAAACATCCACCAGCTGTCGCAATATTGCCATGTGCATAAAAAGGTTGCTCTAAAACCGTCACGCCTGATTCAATCACCCAAGGCTTTGTCGTGAGGTCCGTACAAGCGGGGATTTGATGCAACAAGCCAAGAACAGACATCAGTAAAGTTCCTGAACATTGGCCACCAATTATCTGCGTTCGTGGGTCAAGCTTTAGCCTTGATAAAATGTCCTGATCCTGCGCAATGTTACGAGTTTGAGCGCCACTCCCAAACAACACGACATCAGCACTATTTGCAAATTCTAGAGATTGCTGTGACTGAACTGTCACCCCATTCATCGAGGTGACCGATTTTGAGGGGCTAGTGATCTGAACATTCCAACCAGCGTCCTTCATTCGATTCAAAATGCTCGAAGCGATGAAGGAATCTAACTCATTAAATCCTTCAAATGTTAATACCGCAATGTTCATATACCCTCTACTAGCTTCCTGCTAATTAACAACCTGCAAACTCTCACTCCAAAAGCTCGCCATAGACACCAAGTTAAAGTGACAAGGTTTATCCGTCAGTCACAAGGCAGTGTTATAACTCTAGCGTTCACTAATGGCGACTTTACCTGCTAGCCCGATAAGCAGGCACCCCGAGACTCCTTCGAGTACACGAGAATATCGCTGAGAATTGGGGCGACTGAACACCCAACTACCCACTGATGCGTATAAAAGGTTACACAGTGTCGCTAATACGCTAAACAATAAACCGAGCACTAACAATTGTAGCGACACTGAGCTGCTAGATGTTTCGATAAACTGAGGTAAAAATGAGAGGAAAAACAGCGCTACCTTCGGATTGAGAACACTAACAATTACCCCTTGTGAGAAAACACTTTTATCTTTTTCAATATCTGTATTAGTAATGATTTTGCTTTCACCACGCCACATAGAGCGTAGTGACTGAATACCTAAATATACTAAGTAAGCCGCACCCAGCCATTTTATCGCGCTAAAGGCAACCGCAGAGCTAAGGATAATTGCAGACAAGCCTAAACACGCTGCCAGTGTGTGAATAAAGTAACCGACACCAAGTCCCAGTGCCGCCTTCAACCCACTTATCAACTTGCCCTTCATTGTATTCGATACAATGTAAATAACGTCGGGCCCGGGGATCATATTGATCGCTAAACAAGCGACGACAAATAATAGTAACGAATTTAAATCCATTTGCTGTACTCCATTCGTTTGTGGTGCCTACTTAGGGAAACCTAACATTTGTTCTGCTTGTAAACCGGCTTTATGCCAATTTGTCTGCTCAGAACAGAATATCTGTGCATCTAACTCTTTTGATGGTTCTTCATTTAATGAGCCAGCAGGAACAATTAAAAACTTCCCACTTTGACTCAGATACGGCAAACCGGAACCACACTCGATGCAAAACGCTTTCGAAAACGATCGAGTAGGATGGTCAAAACGTTTTATTTTGTCTTCCCCTTTCGTCCACTGAATATTCGAAGGAGAGGTAAACAAGTTCGAAGCATGAGCCGAACCGGTAAGCTTTCTACACTGTTCACAATGACAGAAATAAAACTTACCAAAGTCGTCCTTCACTTTAAAAGCAACACTTTCACAGCAGCAACCACCGGTAATTTTTTTGTGCATACCACACCTCCATGTTTGGCTTTCACTCAATCACTTATGTCGTCAGACTATTTTAAGTACCATGTTATTCACTAAGTTGATTTGAAACAACCACTACTGACGCGAAGCCAAATTTCAATAGGTAGATCATCGGATACGGTAATTACAGCGCGATGGTTATCGAGCAAAATCGACTAACTCGTCACCAGCCAAACGGTAAATGCTCCACCCGTCTAAAGGTCTAGCTCCAATCGACTTATAAAAATCTATTGCAGGTTCATTCCAATCCAAAACGCACCACTCAAAGCGACCACAGTTTGCCTCCAGAGCTAGATTGGCTAAGTATTTGAGAATTTCCTTTCCTCCACCTATCCCTCGATATTCTGGAGAGACATACAAGTCTTCCAAATAAAGACCGTTCTTACCTAGCCAAGTAGAATAATTGAAAAAGTAAACCGCGAAGCCAATTGGCTCGCCCTTGAACTCACAAATAATGGCATGAGCCGTAGATTGTGGAGAAAACAAGCTAGCTTCGATATCCGAGACAGTGGCCTTGACCTCACTCTCCATTTTTTCATACGTCGCCAAGTCTGTTATGAATCGATGTATGGTTTCTACATCGCCTTTGTTTGCTGGCCTAATCTCGATATTGTCCACATTCCCTCCTTGGAAGTATTCGTTATTTAAAAGTCCTGACAACGACAGAGCCTGCTATGTAATCATGTATAGCTCGTCTTTTCTCGTTAAATAGCATGGAAATGGTTTCTAAAAGAACCCAACCCAACATCATGAGGCCGATAAACATAAACAATAGGCCTTGTTCCAAACTCTCATAAGTCTGCCCGTAAAAAACGATTTGAGCGTATGCGTATATCGTGACTGGAAACAAGATAATAGGGACAATATCACGTAGGCACGATTGCTTAATGGTTAAATTACGGCTTTCAGATACATCTAGCACTTTCACCTTGGCCACCATCTTACCAATAGTTTGACCATATTTTGCATGCATAAAGACATAGTATGTAATGCCTAATATTGAACTACCTACTCCCCATACGAAAATACCTGCTGAGCCAACCACTCCAGAAAGCACATAGTCATCAATCCATTGCAATGGTAAGAAAACTAACCCATCTATAAAAATGGCGAATAAGCGCCTCCAAAAGTTAGAATATTTACTGGTATACATAATTACTCCTTAAAGATCAGCCCGTTGTTTGAGGCTAAAATGTACACCAGTTAAAAAAGGCCTAAGTATGGTAAAGAGTGATTTGCGAAGCAGAATATAAATACAAATGCATACTGCTGTAAACTCATTGAGAGCGAGACAATCAAACTCCGCGTTTAGGCGCGCCGAAG harbors:
- a CDS encoding GNAT family N-acetyltransferase, with the translated sequence MKVRKALKQDAGKLLELIVLKSEFDRSMKGFDGQISTTIEKIQRTLFGESPFAYALLLEVDEEVLGFALYHYRYSSFSGEPSVWLDDLLIVGSSRSKGYGAALMHSLKIEGEKSLASHISWTASPYNTKAHKFYARLGAEIERMEGKRPFFRWAL
- a CDS encoding GFA family protein, whose protein sequence is MHKKITGGCCCESVAFKVKDDFGKFYFCHCEQCRKLTGSAHASNLFTSPSNIQWTKGEDKIKRFDHPTRSFSKAFCIECGSGLPYLSQSGKFLIVPAGSLNEEPSKELDAQIFCSEQTNWHKAGLQAEQMLGFPK
- a CDS encoding DJ-1/PfpI family protein; amino-acid sequence: MNIAVLTFEGFNELDSFIASSILNRMKDAGWNVQITSPSKSVTSMNGVTVQSQQSLEFANSADVVLFGSGAQTRNIAQDQDILSRLKLDPRTQIIGGQCSGTLLMSVLGLLHQIPACTDLTTKPWVIESGVTVLEQPFYAHGNIATAGGCLSSKYLAAWVIGKLSGRANVESAIHYVAPVGEKESTVQHCMSVIEEYL
- a CDS encoding nucleotide pyrophosphohydrolase; the encoded protein is MSKTVYVAGSFKNLARMQAIRSQLMREGVEVLISEPQQSGGIDGCLERIKQSDMIYILNFEGYVGKSVALDIGYALGLGKPVYALEPISDPDVSHLLTKILTPEMMLQELK
- a CDS encoding SH3 domain-containing protein, which translates into the protein MEYKVVKDYQDAPDSPIQVVVGEVLDFVEESDPKGDWANWVLCRGNNKQGWVPKQILDIDAGAVTVLEDYTAVEHSLKLGERVVKIYELNGWIWCRKLDASEQVAWAPLNHLVSI
- a CDS encoding RDD family protein, with translation MYTSKYSNFWRRLFAIFIDGLVFLPLQWIDDYVLSGVVGSAGIFVWGVGSSILGITYYVFMHAKYGQTIGKMVAKVKVLDVSESRNLTIKQSCLRDIVPIILFPVTIYAYAQIVFYGQTYESLEQGLLFMFIGLMMLGWVLLETISMLFNEKRRAIHDYIAGSVVVRTFK
- a CDS encoding TetR/AcrR family transcriptional regulator, encoding MTERKQGRRSAQDAEKTKCEIMRVATELFCELGYERVSLRNISEKAGVSHSLIRHHFGSKEQIWYAISDGLHLYMEKYIRTIIQHMPADVSSNVKLYNFSVRLLAHMLEFKQPMQLIADAVRQEDALFDYFIDNSGEIEQLVFQLAEQYNEQHPEAQIKIWEIKWQMIMYAHGAASLTPFMKETWADETDSLEVCLLKHWEMYNTMMACRFQVPDEYILRPTKVSELVYEIECDLKGMSEELS
- a CDS encoding GNAT family N-acetyltransferase codes for the protein MGKLRSFTQQDYPLLIEWIDSSELNYLWGGPKFEFPLTLEQISDHCLSSEVLPFVFEVNGVNAGYVELFRVSKSHFRICRVYICFGFRGQGISKTMLTQLIELAQEKYNASKLSLVVFEQNHAARNSYVSLGFHVTSEQSDVRMFEGESWTLLGMEKLL
- a CDS encoding VF530 family DNA-binding protein; amino-acid sequence: MSQEQPNNPLHGLTLEKILVRLQEHYGWEGLDERIQINCFYSNPSIKSSLKFLRRTQWARDKVEALYIETFCK
- a CDS encoding glutathione S-transferase family protein, producing the protein MFTLYYYPNNASLAPHFLLHHLNADYELLLVDKKSNSQKSADYLRLNPAGRIPTLVVNEQAIFESPAICIHICELHPESSLMQAIGDPSRPLFFQWLAFLNNTLQAELMVRYYPHRHTNDETTIPNLVIAQDERIADALSIINDQLAKNEYLLGDTLTACDYFLFMLAEWSLPIEKSPLSFANLAAYLKRLCANPTIREVCTIEGIDLTPFESY
- a CDS encoding LysE family translocator → MDLNSLLLFVVACLAINMIPGPDVIYIVSNTMKGKLISGLKAALGLGVGYFIHTLAACLGLSAIILSSAVAFSAIKWLGAAYLVYLGIQSLRSMWRGESKIITNTDIEKDKSVFSQGVIVSVLNPKVALFFLSFLPQFIETSSSSVSLQLLVLGLLFSVLATLCNLLYASVGSWVFSRPNSQRYSRVLEGVSGCLLIGLAGKVAISER
- a CDS encoding GNAT family N-acetyltransferase; protein product: MTFKYEEVTPSAAEFCELRVAAGLSAKSLKAAQIALPNSLYAISIRKEGSLIAMGRVVGDGACNFEVVDVAVNPNYQGMGLGKQVMEYIDKYLSSVALEGSYVSMIADEPAFYEKLGYRLVAPSCQGMTKKFKPCN
- a CDS encoding GNAT family N-acetyltransferase translates to MDNIEIRPANKGDVETIHRFITDLATYEKMESEVKATVSDIEASLFSPQSTAHAIICEFKGEPIGFAVYFFNYSTWLGKNGLYLEDLYVSPEYRGIGGGKEILKYLANLALEANCGRFEWCVLDWNEPAIDFYKSIGARPLDGWSIYRLAGDELVDFAR